The genomic DNA cattatttatgtttttcttgtaTCAGACGATCATTTGatgtttttcctttcttggTATTCTGTTGTCCTAAAATAGATATGTAAGGACAAGGCTCAAACCGACGCTTGGTGTTTAGGATTGCAAGCTTTACTATCCAGACTACATCAATCCAGACGGTTGTGTACTTTAAAGAACGAAAGAGGATCGCAATCTTCTCTGAACAGCCCGGCTGGTTTTATGCGTAGAAAGGGAAATCTAAGCATTTCCCAGGAGAGTATAATCCTTTCTCAGGTAGCTTTTTCTTGCTTTCTGCATCCACAACTATTTGCTTGTATCTGTTTAACATAGCTAGACATTTTCATGATTTTTGACCTGAAGGTGCACAGTTTGTCTGATAGTCCAGTTCAATCAATCGCTGAGCGGTCCTTTTCTGATGGCATATCGTGTTCTTCTGATAGCTTATACTGTCGGTCAAGCTTATCTAGTCTACCAGGTGATATGGTTAAACTCACTCCGAGTTCACCGTATATGGAACCAGAAGATCACAATAAGAGAGAATCAACCATATtaacaaccattcaaaagtcTCCTAATTGCGTTAAGTTTGATGACAGCAAGAAGACAAGAGAAATAACATTTCCAAATAATTCGCTTCCTCCATTAGTTTCAACTTCGAACATTGACAAAAGTATTTTGAGGGATGTCTTCATTTGGGGAGCCGGTATTATACAAGGAGGAGGGTCCGATGTCCTATTATTACCCAAGTTATTAGAGTCAACCGTGGCATTAGAAGCCCACGAAATAGCATTGGGCACGAATCGTGCCGCTTTAGTAACGAAACTCGGAGACGTCTTCCATTGGGGAGAGGGACTCCGAGTAGGAATGAGGAACAAACTTAGTTCCGACATTGTGGGACTAACAGCTGTCGACACATTATCGAGTGTCCCAGTTAAGTCGGTTGTTTGCAGCGAGTATCGAACTTGTGCTGTGACCTTTTGTGGCGAACTCTACACTTGGGGAGACGAAAGCCATTGTTGGCCACGTAGGATTTGCGGTTCACTAGACGGGGTAAGCGTATCACTCATTGCTTGTGGCGAATGGCATATGGCGGTTGTAACAACCTCGGGTCGGTTATTTACTTTCGGCGACGGATCATTCGGTGCTCTTGGCCATGGGGATTGCTTAAGCGTCTCTCAGCCTAAAGAAGTTGCTTCTCTTAGAGGAATGTGGGTGAAGACGGTTGCGTGTGGGTCGTGGCACACGGCAGCTGTGGTTGATAAGCAATCCGACGGTTGTAATGGTCGGGTCGGGAAACTATTTACGTGGGGAGATGGAGACAATGGAAAGCTTGGTCAAGAGATGAAGCTGATCCCAACTTGCGTTTCGCGTCTTTCTGATCACAACTTCGTTCAAGTAGCTTGTGGGAGGACGTTTACGGTTGGGCTAACTAATACGGGTAAGGTATATACGATGGGAAGCTCGGTTAATGGTCAATTGGGGAACCCGGAAGCTAAAGATAAATCCACGACGGCTGTCGAGGGAAAGCTTAAGAAGGAGTTTGTTAGTATGATTTCTTCCGGATCTTATCATGTTGCCGTCTTGACGTCCAACGGCTGTGTTTATACGTGGGGGAAAGGTGAAAAGGGGCAGTTGGGATTGGGCGACACGGAAAATAGAAGCTCTCCGACGTTGGTCGAGAGCCTAAGAGGTAAGGTAGTGGAGAGAGTCGTCTGCGGATCTAGTTCGACGGCTGCGATTAGTTTGCACAAATCTGTATCGGGTACGGACCAAAACAGTTGCAAGTCGTGTGGGTTGACTTTTGGTTTCTCTCGGAAGAAGCATAACTGTTATAACTGTGGACTAGCATTCTGTCGCACATGCTGTAGTAAGAAGTCAGCAAACGCGTCTCTGGCTCCGAAGAAAGGGAAGGAATTCCGTGTTTGTGATCCCTGCTTCAGTCAACTTGATAGAGTAGCGAATTCGGGTAGGTTTCCAAAAGCGGGCAGTTTCAGTCCGAGGCTGTTCATCACCACCCCACGGAAGGAAGTGTTTGACGTCGTGAATGGGAAGACAGTTAGTACTCCAAGGGAAATGAGTTCAATGCAGCAGAAACCACCACCTTATGGCACGAAGGTGGTAGTCGAGTCCATAGAAGATTCCGTTGCTTCTATTTCATGTAGGTTGGACAAATGGGGAAATGTACCTTTCCcttcattatttcaaaattttggttCCCTAAACAACTTAGGGACAGTAATTGAAAGTCGCTGCGTACCGTCAACCCCAGCCTGTTCTAGATCAAACCGCTCTGTTTCACATTCTGTTCTAAATTATGACAAGGTTATGTCTCAAGAGATTACCAAGTTGAAGTCCGAGGTAAGTCTGTCGAAGACAAATCATTCCCTATATTAATACCCCTCTTGATTGATCTCAATATCTTTAGTTTAATTAATCCCTTTGCAAGGTTGAGAGTCTCAGAAAGTTATGCGGAAGGAGAGACGAGGAACTTAAAGAAGCGAAACAGAAAATTGAAGAGGCTTGGTCGATAGCTAAGACAGAAGTTGCGAAATGTAAAGCCGCGAAAGATGTCATAAAAGCCTTGACGTTGAGGGtatgtataatataaatataatatgtttctCCTacagttttgtttttgtttcctAATTTTGGTATTGGCAGCTTCATTCTATGATGTCGTCTCAAATAACATCGATTGGAGAAGATGACAGTCTTATTAAGAAGAAGGTAGGTGAGGTGGCGTTGAGGCGACAAGTGGAGGAGAGTGTCTGCAACTCTCCAATGATGTTCTCCACTAAACTTAAATCCCTGCGCACTCATAAGGATCTTGGCGAGCCAACAGACGAATCAACAGCAACAGCTGTTAATAGGAATAAGAAAAAGAGAACTGACGAGTTGGGAGAAAATGGATTATTGAAGGGCTTGCCGGGCCAACAACAAGAAGAATGGGTAGACAAATACGAACCGGGCGTGTATGTAACACTCACAACTCTGCCTTGTGGACAAAAGGACCTCAAGCGAGTGCGGTTCAGGTAATACAATTCTTTCTAGATCGCATTCTCTAAATGTATTTTTCATTGGAATGATTTGCAACCTCGTGTTATTGTGTATAGCCGAAGGAAATTTACAGACAAGGATGCAGAGAAATGGTGGGAAGAACATCAATTGGAGGTTTACAGGAAGTatgagattgaagaagaagaacagatTCGAAGCTAGATATGATATGAGATTACTAGTAACAAATTAACAGtagctattattattattattattattattattattattatatataaatgccATGCAACTCTGATAATTCTTTGTATAGATAGGACCATTGGACCACATTATTGTGTTACTACTCTACTTTGTTACTTCTGCAGTCTGCATGCAATTTACTCATCATTTTCAATTTTCCTGTTAATTTAGAACTAACCCAGTTTgtaaaatacatataaatttcACATGCCCAGAATTTACATGATCACTAACGTGAATacaatactttaatttattCAGTTGGGTTCTATGCAAAATTAGAGGTACGGAAATTAGCAACTTAACCCTTCTAGATTATATCTTCATGCATATCAATAGTGTCTCTATTTctctttatccagcttgataTGACCATTCTGAATTTGTTTTTCTATATGCTCTCTTTTCTTTtctgattaattattatgattaattattatggatattatttattttgtaattatttcagtattaaaaaaataaaataaataataaatggttagttaataattaaaatattttattattaatattattgtttatttttaaaaataataaaatcaaataaagaataatataagagatatatattattattaattttattttattttattttgtgaattTAGGCCAAAGAAACAAAacaatttatagaaaataataagaagaaaaaaaggcCATTTACCATTAATCAAACCCTAAAAACAACAAAAGGATGAAGAGTTATTTTAGTTGCTCATTTTCGCGGTTCTTCAGCAAACCAAATGACGAAAGGGTCATTTCCCGTTCCTTATTCATTTGACATTTTCCTTGCAATCAATCACATTGTTTTTTCGCCTTACGGGGAAGCAAAACAAGAAATGCCAAGATCAAACACAACTCCCGATTTCCCGGTGAagatctaatttttttttcataattggacactgaatcactgaatgcAAAAAAAACCGAAAACTAAGAGCTGTttgatcttttttatttatttaaatattttttttacataatttttctttatcgCATCACTGTCATTCTAACAAttaaatcactcatttcatcacaaaaatattaaaatatcttactttatctttaaaaaaaaagtaaattttaaataaaataagacattataacaatttaacaaataaaaaaccaaaataaattactttttcttttttacaaaatcctaaaaaaatctaaaaaggGATGCCCTAAGTGATAAAGAcaatcaaacaatatatatatagcttttGATATCTTTACTTATTTTGCAAAATCAGaacaattttcaattaaaatatgctttggtcatattaattaatttatcgaACATAGTAGAAATTAGGCGGTTGGTAAAATTAAAGATTTGCTTGCTTCCACGTGACATTTCTGAGTTGAGTTTGAGAAGTATGTGATTGTGATCGATCTCTCGTTCTAGATTATGATTGGATGGATGCCTATTCTTCTTCACTTTAATACAAGAAGAAACAAAAAGATCATAAAAGAAGTTAAAGCACTTTGATTAATTGTTCAAAAGTAAATTAAAGCATACTATTTATTTCTATGTGTATATGTTTGTGTATGAGAGAGAAAAGGATGCCGCACCAAGTCATCCTGTCCTGCCACGTGGAAACCCAACTTTCACGTGGCAAAAGCTGGCCCCACACTATGTACCACCCAGCTAGCTATTAGCATGGATTATCATATTtgatttactttttctttttttactcaATAGGTAAGATTAGCTAGAAACCATATATACATATGAGCCAATATGAACAACtttagtttgatttatttattgaaaagtgatagagaaatataatttaacatatatataatggaGTTAATGTAATTATTAAGATGGGCAAAGAAAGCGGTTAATAAGGACCACAGCTGGTGGGACATACAAACTTTTAAAGTAAAAGAATAGAGGTCTTTTGACTTGACCGAGGACCACGACTAACGGTTAATTAAACTGGCgcctatttatttatatatatatatatatgtgaaaggaacaatattaattaaaggAGAGACAGACAGAGAGACAGCCgccatttaatttgttttacaaattaagGATCGATTTACAAGGAAGGAAGCTACGTATCCCCATCATCAACGACGtcgtctctctctctctctctatatatatcaATGCATGGAATCGCTTACCGCCACGTGGTAGCTCAGATTCCAACAAAGGACAAGATCGAAGCATGGcataaatcataataataatattattattaagtaattAGGTAAAAAAGATAAAGGAGGTGGTGGAAGGTGCTTAATTTTCCTTTTgatctttttcaaaattaatttatgctCTTTTTGTCTTCTTATATCTATCTATAACTATAAGCCCCCAATCATATCTCTCCTTTAATACGTAccctcatcttcatcttcaaccaCCGGTCTCTTCtctctcattcattcattctttaagaacatatatatagagagagagaaggagatGGCGCCGGTGTGTTTGCCGCCGGGATTCCGATTCCACCCAACAGACGAAGAACTGGTGGCGTACTATCTAAAGAGAAAGATAAATGGACACAAGATCGAACTTGAGGTCATCCCCGAAGTTGATCTCTACAAGTGTGAGCCTTGGGACCTTCCAGGTACGTACCTAGCTACTCCATCTCTTTCTTCCATCTCATCATGcatgtaagaaaataattagGTTTAACGAATGGAAATGAAATGAATCAATCAAACTCTTGGggattttaatttcatttttttataaattatatctaataaTTCTAGAAGAAaagtatatttattat from Impatiens glandulifera chromosome 9, dImpGla2.1, whole genome shotgun sequence includes the following:
- the LOC124915458 gene encoding PH, RCC1 and FYVE domains-containing protein 1, which produces MSELFCPSTPSDRAIEQALVTLKKGAHLLKFRRRGKPKFCPFRLSADEKFLIWYSGQEEKQLRLSSVTEIIGGQRTTNFQRQLQPDKESHSFSIIYENGQCSLDLICKDKAQTDAWCLGLQALLSRLHQSRRLCTLKNERGSQSSLNSPAGFMRRKGNLSISQESIILSQVHSLSDSPVQSIAERSFSDGISCSSDSLYCRSSLSSLPGDMVKLTPSSPYMEPEDHNKRESTILTTIQKSPNCVKFDDSKKTREITFPNNSLPPLVSTSNIDKSILRDVFIWGAGIIQGGGSDVLLLPKLLESTVALEAHEIALGTNRAALVTKLGDVFHWGEGLRVGMRNKLSSDIVGLTAVDTLSSVPVKSVVCSEYRTCAVTFCGELYTWGDESHCWPRRICGSLDGVSVSLIACGEWHMAVVTTSGRLFTFGDGSFGALGHGDCLSVSQPKEVASLRGMWVKTVACGSWHTAAVVDKQSDGCNGRVGKLFTWGDGDNGKLGQEMKLIPTCVSRLSDHNFVQVACGRTFTVGLTNTGKVYTMGSSVNGQLGNPEAKDKSTTAVEGKLKKEFVSMISSGSYHVAVLTSNGCVYTWGKGEKGQLGLGDTENRSSPTLVESLRGKVVERVVCGSSSTAAISLHKSVSGTDQNSCKSCGLTFGFSRKKHNCYNCGLAFCRTCCSKKSANASLAPKKGKEFRVCDPCFSQLDRVANSGRFPKAGSFSPRLFITTPRKEVFDVVNGKTVSTPREMSSMQQKPPPYGTKVVVESIEDSVASISCRLDKWGNVPFPSLFQNFGSLNNLGTVIESRCVPSTPACSRSNRSVSHSVLNYDKVMSQEITKLKSEVESLRKLCGRRDEELKEAKQKIEEAWSIAKTEVAKCKAAKDVIKALTLRLHSMMSSQITSIGEDDSLIKKKVGEVALRRQVEESVCNSPMMFSTKLKSLRTHKDLGEPTDESTATAVNRNKKKRTDELGENGLLKGLPGQQQEEWVDKYEPGVYVTLTTLPCGQKDLKRVRFSRRKFTDKDAEKWWEEHQLEVYRKYEIEEEEQIRS